GTCGCCCACGACGGGCGGGCCCTGCTGACGGACTTCGGGCTGGCCGTCTTCGACGGCGGCGACGGGGCGATGACCCGGCCGGGCATGGTCCTCGGCTCGCCGCAGTACGTGGCCCCGGAGCGGGCCACCGACGGGGTGTCGAGCGTGACGGCGGACCTGTGGTCGCTCGGCGCCACGCTGTACGCGGCGGTGGAGGGACGCTCGCCGTACGCCCGCAGCACCGCCATGGCCACACTCAGCGCCCTGGCCACACACCTGCCGGACCCCGCTCCGAACGCCGGGCCGCTGGCCCCGGTGCTCGCCGGGCTGCTGTGCCGCGACCCGGACGACCGCACCGACCACGCCGAGACGCGGCGGCTACTGACGGCCGTGCTCGAATCGCCGGGCCCGCCGGTGAGCGTGCCGGCCGCGCCGGTCCCGGAGCCGGCCACGACGGCGACGGCCGCGACGACGGCAACGACGACCGGGACGGCTGGCGGGGCTGCCGGAGCACCCGGCGTGCTCCCCCGCCTGTGGTCGCGCGGCTCAGCCGCCCGGCGCTGGGCGCTGGCGGTGTCGGCGTTGCTGGTGGCCGCCGTCGCAGGGGTGGGAACGGCGCTGGCGGTGACCGACGAGCCGCCGGAGCGCCCCGACGGGGCCCGGTCTTCCGGCGGGCCGGCGCCCGGCGGCCGCCACGGCCGGCCCGGTCTCGGGCTGGCGCCGGGTGACCCGCGGATCATCGGCGAGGACGGTGGGTACGACGGCAGGTTGGGCCGTACCCGGCCACCGAAGCCGGGCCGGCGCGGCTTCCCACCGCCGCCGTTTCCCTGCCTACGTCCCGATGTCGCCGGCGAGCCGGTGGTCGCCGCGTCTCCGCCGGCCGGGGAACCGTTCCGCCCGCCACGCGGCTGGGCCTGGCACGTCGACGTTCGCGGCTTCCGGGTGGCGGTGCCGGCCGGCTGGCGGTACTCCGAGGACGGTGACGTGGCCTGCTTCCGGGACCCGGCCACCGGGCGCACGCTCAGCGTCGCGAACGCCGGCGACGCTCCCGCCGCCGCTCTCGACCGGCTGCGCGCCGCCCGGCAGCGGGCGATCGCGGCCGGCGCCCTGCCGGGGTACGTCGAGATCCGTCTCGGCACGACCGCGGCGGCCGCGGAGTGGGAGTGCGGATGGGACACGCCGCACGGCTTGCGGCTGCGGGCGGTGCAGGTGGTGCCGACCGATGCGGCTGGTGGCTGGGTGCTCGGCTGGATCACCCAGGACGCCGACTGGGCGGCGGCGTCGGGACAGTTCACCACGGTGCGCGGGAGCCTGGGCGGCCGGCCGACCGACCGCGACACAGCTCCGACCTGATGGGATACACCGCACCGCGTACCTGTCGTGCCACCCGCGATGACCGAGGGAAGCGCGATCGGGCGGGCGGCACTTCCCTGGAAAGCGGTGTGCTGAACTACAGTGACGTAGTTTTCGGCGCTCAAGATTCCCGGGAGGGTGAGCGGACATGATGGGACCGTCGCACGCGCTGTCCGGCGCGGCGGTGTGGCTGACCGGATCCTTGGCGCTGGACCGGTTCGCCGACTATCACCAGTCGCCGCTGGCACTCGCCGTCGGCACCGCGGTGTGCGCGGGCGGCGCGCTCTTCCCCGACCTCGACCTGTCCGGCAAGGTGACCCGCAACCGGGGCGGCGCCACCGTCGCCCGCACGT
The sequence above is a segment of the Micromonospora sp. WMMA1363 genome. Coding sequences within it:
- a CDS encoding serine/threonine-protein kinase; protein product: MDGSTVERVLIAGRYRLLELAGRGGMGRVWRARDEVLHREVAVKQITPPSWLTGAERDELRLRTLREARTAACIDHPNVVKVYDVVRMGDSPWIVLEYVPSRTLQDMLDSDGPLPPRRAAAIGLDLLAALHAAHGAGVLHRDVKPANVLVAHDGRALLTDFGLAVFDGGDGAMTRPGMVLGSPQYVAPERATDGVSSVTADLWSLGATLYAAVEGRSPYARSTAMATLSALATHLPDPAPNAGPLAPVLAGLLCRDPDDRTDHAETRRLLTAVLESPGPPVSVPAAPVPEPATTATAATTATTTGTAGGAAGAPGVLPRLWSRGSAARRWALAVSALLVAAVAGVGTALAVTDEPPERPDGARSSGGPAPGGRHGRPGLGLAPGDPRIIGEDGGYDGRLGRTRPPKPGRRGFPPPPFPCLRPDVAGEPVVAASPPAGEPFRPPRGWAWHVDVRGFRVAVPAGWRYSEDGDVACFRDPATGRTLSVANAGDAPAAALDRLRAARQRAIAAGALPGYVEIRLGTTAAAAEWECGWDTPHGLRLRAVQVVPTDAAGGWVLGWITQDADWAAASGQFTTVRGSLGGRPTDRDTAPT